In one Gopherus evgoodei ecotype Sinaloan lineage chromosome 1, rGopEvg1_v1.p, whole genome shotgun sequence genomic region, the following are encoded:
- the LOC115641080 gene encoding LOW QUALITY PROTEIN: uncharacterized protein LOC115641080 (The sequence of the model RefSeq protein was modified relative to this genomic sequence to represent the inferred CDS: inserted 2 bases in 1 codon): MEVEVEVGVSQAEEEFEEHNLNIEDESNETREDQNLEDCESENVTRLNLSFNDLATWAKCDDQVRQILVEHGPEQVQQFDFPKDTRRKVLAANTKTSDCFGQSSWCANLAFRGTHEKLHTSGNENFLKFVEYLSLFDPLMDEHLRRIKDQQMHVHYLGKDIQNELIQLLSNAIKQKILASAHAAKYFSIILDCAPDAGHVEQMTMIIRFVDRPTSETENETESVCIKEHFLGFVSLTETTGAGMTETILHQLEEMSLPIENLRGQGYDNGSNMKGKENGLGDIYDALVNIYEDXTLTGSSGNTSRVDAKALTKVISSFKFLVSLVLWYDILFEINITSKQPQAKEFDICDAINQLGESKKFLVGCRSDAAFEKTLVDAGELAEELDVLALFEPDPIHIRKKRKQFIYEADDEPIYDPKEKFKVNFYFAVIDTAIHSVEERFTLMQQISSVFGFIYVYSLQNKTPKQIMEHCL, encoded by the exons atggaggtggaggtggaggtgggagttTCACAAGCTgaagaagagtttgaagaacaTAATCTGAATATTGAAGACGAATCAAATGAGACACGCGAGGATCAAAACTTGGaagactgtgaaagtgaaaatgTCACTCGTTTGAATTTGAGCTTTAATGATCTTGCTACTTGGGCCAAATGTGATGATCAAGTCCGACAAATTCTGGTGGAACATGGGCCAGAACAAGTTCAGCAGTTCGATTTCCCCAAAGATA CAAGAAGAAAAGTATTGGCTGCAAATACTAAAACGTCTGACTGCTTTGGTCAGAGTTCTTGGTGTGCAAACCTGGCCTTTCGGGGAACACATGAAAAACTGCATACTTCTGGTAATGAAAATTTCCTCAAATTTGTCGAATATCTATCTTTGTTTGACCCACTTATGGATGAGCATCTTCGAAGGATTAAGGACCAGCAGATGCATGTACATTACCTAGGGAAAGACATACAGAATGAGCTTATTCAGCTTCTATCCAATGCCATCAAACAAAAAATCCTAGCATCTGCTCatgctgcaaaatacttttcaatcaTTCTCGATTGTGCACCAGATGCAGGCCACGTTGAACAAATGACCATGATCATTCGGTTTGTGGATAGGCCTACTTCAGAGACTGAGAATGAGACTGAATCAGTATGCATAAAGGAACACTTCTTGGGATTTGTGTCGCTTACGGAGACAACTGGAGCTGGTATGACAGAAACTATTCTTCACCAGTTAGAAGAGATGTCACTGCCTATAGAAAACTTGCGTGGTCAAGGCTACGACAATGGGAGCaatatgaaagggaaagaaaatggt CTTGGTGACATCTATGATGCTCTGGTAAACATCTATGAAga tactctgacaggatcatctggcaatacatcgcgagttgatgcaaaggctcttacaaaagtcatttctagtttcaagtttcttgtttctcttgttttgtggtatgatatattgtttgagatcaacataactagcaaacaacctcaggcaaaagaatttgatatatgtgatgccattaatcaacttggagaaagcaagaagtttcttgtgggctgcagaagtgacgcagcctttgagaaaacattggtagatgcaggtgaacttgcggaggagttggatgtactggcactttttgaaccagatccaatccatattagaaagaagaggaagcagttcatatatgaagcagatgacgaacctatttatgatccgaaagaaaaattcaaagtgaacttttactttgcagtcattgacacagcaatacattcggttgaagaaagattcacattgatgcagcaaattagttcagtgtttggcttcatatatgtttacagtttgcaaaataaaacaccaaagcaaattatggaacattgcttg